A genomic region of Tsukamurella pulmonis contains the following coding sequences:
- a CDS encoding sulfite reductase subunit alpha, with the protein MSAPTYALPEADSSALIDVFTGGQRAWLSGFLAGLAAAQAEQSESASTATLHANVLYGTQTGNSEELAERLVGLLRETGLGADLAALDDATPESLAAASHLLVVTSTYGEGEMPDNAELFWDALSADSAPRLEHLAFSVLALGDSGYEGFCRAGQIIDTRLEQLGAQRLAPRVDCDVDFEEPASAWMTEVAGRLRAVAAHLDPTDAAAVATASGPAAPSKPRSRWNKKNPFPSRLVVNRLLSGAGSAKEIRHFEFDLADSGIEYAAGDALNVMPRNAPTLVDALLARLGAAPDTDVDGAPLAARLTSDWEIRTPSKDLLKTLADRAPGSELAAVLARGERETLDSWLWGRDVLDLLHGCEDARLDPAELPDLLRPLQPRAYSISSSPLTSPDRIHLTVAAVRHGAGTGREHQGVCSTFLADRCSDADVAGISLQPNAAFRVPADPERPAIMVGPGTGIAPFRAFLHERAASSAAGRNWLLFGDQHRASDFIYADELDELTASGVLHRLDLAFSRDQTEKIYVQTRMVEASRELYAWLEDGGYFYVCGDASRMAKDVDRALREVIATERGRGAEDADEYVATLKREKRYVRDVY; encoded by the coding sequence ATGAGTGCACCCACCTACGCACTCCCCGAAGCGGATTCGTCCGCGCTCATCGACGTCTTCACCGGAGGGCAGCGGGCCTGGTTGTCCGGGTTCCTCGCAGGCCTGGCCGCGGCGCAGGCCGAGCAGTCGGAGTCCGCGAGCACTGCCACGCTCCACGCGAACGTGCTCTACGGGACGCAGACCGGCAACAGCGAGGAACTCGCGGAGCGCCTCGTCGGACTCCTACGGGAGACCGGGCTCGGCGCCGACCTCGCCGCGCTCGACGACGCCACCCCGGAGAGCCTCGCCGCCGCATCACACCTGCTGGTGGTCACCTCGACCTACGGCGAGGGCGAGATGCCCGACAACGCGGAACTGTTCTGGGACGCGTTGTCCGCCGATTCCGCGCCGCGATTGGAACATCTCGCCTTCTCGGTCCTCGCACTGGGCGACAGCGGCTACGAGGGCTTCTGCCGTGCCGGCCAGATCATCGACACCCGCCTCGAGCAGCTCGGAGCCCAACGCCTGGCACCGAGGGTGGACTGCGACGTGGACTTCGAGGAGCCGGCCTCCGCCTGGATGACCGAGGTGGCCGGGAGGCTGCGGGCGGTCGCGGCGCACCTCGATCCCACCGACGCCGCAGCGGTGGCGACGGCGTCAGGTCCGGCGGCACCGTCGAAGCCCCGGTCGCGATGGAACAAGAAGAATCCCTTCCCCTCCCGGCTCGTGGTGAACCGCTTGCTCTCCGGTGCCGGGAGCGCGAAGGAGATCCGCCATTTCGAGTTCGACCTCGCCGACAGCGGCATCGAGTACGCGGCGGGCGACGCCCTGAACGTGATGCCGCGCAACGCTCCCACGCTGGTCGATGCTCTGCTCGCGCGCCTCGGCGCAGCGCCGGACACCGATGTCGATGGCGCGCCGCTCGCCGCGCGACTGACCTCGGACTGGGAGATACGCACCCCGTCGAAGGACCTGCTCAAGACACTCGCGGATCGTGCGCCCGGCTCCGAGCTCGCGGCCGTCCTCGCCCGCGGAGAGCGCGAGACACTGGACTCATGGCTGTGGGGACGCGATGTCCTCGACCTCCTGCACGGCTGCGAGGACGCCCGGCTCGACCCCGCAGAGCTCCCGGACCTGCTGCGCCCCTTGCAGCCGCGGGCCTACTCCATCTCGTCGAGCCCGCTCACCAGTCCCGACCGCATCCACCTGACCGTGGCCGCGGTCCGCCACGGTGCGGGAACCGGTCGTGAACACCAGGGTGTGTGTTCGACCTTCCTCGCGGACCGTTGCTCCGATGCCGACGTCGCGGGGATCTCATTACAGCCCAATGCGGCGTTCCGAGTCCCTGCCGACCCCGAGCGGCCCGCGATCATGGTCGGTCCCGGCACGGGCATCGCCCCGTTCCGCGCGTTCCTGCACGAGCGCGCCGCCTCATCCGCCGCGGGCCGGAACTGGCTGTTGTTCGGCGACCAGCACCGCGCGAGCGACTTCATCTACGCCGACGAGCTGGACGAGCTCACCGCGTCAGGTGTGCTGCACCGCCTGGACCTGGCCTTCTCCCGGGACCAGACGGAGAAGATCTACGTGCAGACCCGGATGGTCGAGGCATCGCGGGAGCTCTACGCCTGGCTCGAGGACGGCGGCTACTTCTACGTGTGCGGCGACGCCTCGCGGATGGCCAAGGACGTCGATCGCGCCCTGCGCGAGGTGATCGCCACGGAACGGGGCCGCGGAGCCGAGGACGCGGACGAATACGTCGCGACGCTCAAACGGGAGAAGCGCTACGTGCGGGACGTGTATTGA
- a CDS encoding amidohydrolase produces the protein MDRTQPVAEAVLVRGDRVIATGTRKEVESLASPSSDRIDLPGATLIPGLIESHVHPVYTGLTQDWVDCRSPLRGSIADIQAGLRERLSAPGWVRGWGYDDTLIAEGRHPTRDELDAVSMDRPVILQHISAHFLVANTVALAAAGVTESSIAEDDPRFPRGEDGRLTGLAWEIDAVSKIVAAVPPLAPGDVRDALLASLRLARSRGITTLHDLGVGLMAGAEELAAYRELAATGGLPVHVVGFLCGDLALPAIADGSVRFEAGGSADGRFRLAGAKFWSDGSIQGLSAALRIPYMCDPGHCGDLLHPQEVLDDMVARVHLAGGQAAVHANGDAAVRATITALARAQRLDGRRARHRIEHCQVTLPDDLDAIVREELGVSFFANHVYYWGDRHRDRFLGAERAREMDPLARADGLGIRFGLHSDCPITPMDPLHTIRTASTRLTSGGDVLGAAQRISPDRAVQAMTLDSAYLVHDEHEVGCLAPGRRADLVVLDAPIDSLGDPSAAMPQPVQVMVDGEWET, from the coding sequence ATGGATCGAACTCAACCGGTCGCGGAGGCCGTCCTCGTCCGTGGTGATCGCGTGATCGCGACGGGCACGAGGAAGGAGGTCGAGAGCCTCGCCTCGCCGTCGTCGGATCGGATCGATCTACCTGGCGCAACGCTGATCCCGGGCCTGATCGAGTCCCACGTACACCCCGTGTACACAGGCCTGACCCAGGACTGGGTCGACTGTCGCTCGCCGCTGCGGGGTTCGATCGCCGACATCCAGGCCGGTCTCCGGGAGCGCCTGTCCGCTCCCGGATGGGTCCGAGGGTGGGGGTACGACGACACCCTGATCGCGGAGGGACGCCATCCCACCCGGGACGAACTCGATGCGGTCTCGATGGACCGGCCGGTGATCCTGCAGCACATCTCGGCGCACTTCCTCGTTGCGAACACGGTCGCCCTTGCGGCCGCCGGTGTCACGGAATCCTCCATCGCGGAGGATGATCCCCGCTTCCCGAGGGGCGAGGACGGCCGCTTGACGGGGCTCGCGTGGGAGATCGACGCGGTGTCGAAGATCGTCGCCGCGGTCCCACCACTCGCGCCGGGGGACGTCCGTGACGCACTCCTCGCCAGCCTGCGACTCGCGCGCTCGCGGGGCATCACGACTCTGCACGACCTCGGTGTTGGGCTGATGGCGGGTGCGGAGGAGCTCGCCGCGTACCGCGAACTGGCCGCCACCGGTGGGTTGCCCGTCCACGTGGTCGGTTTCCTGTGTGGGGATCTGGCACTGCCGGCCATCGCCGACGGCTCGGTTCGTTTCGAAGCGGGAGGTTCCGCCGACGGACGATTCCGCCTCGCGGGTGCCAAATTCTGGTCCGACGGCTCCATCCAGGGACTATCCGCGGCCTTGCGGATTCCCTACATGTGCGATCCGGGACACTGCGGCGATCTTCTGCACCCGCAGGAGGTCCTCGACGACATGGTGGCGCGCGTCCACCTGGCCGGCGGACAGGCCGCCGTTCACGCGAACGGGGACGCCGCGGTTCGGGCCACGATCACCGCGCTGGCGCGAGCGCAGCGCCTCGACGGGCGGCGGGCACGCCACCGGATCGAACATTGCCAGGTCACCCTGCCCGACGACCTCGATGCGATCGTGAGAGAGGAACTCGGCGTGAGCTTCTTCGCCAATCACGTCTACTACTGGGGAGACCGCCACCGCGACAGGTTCTTGGGCGCCGAGAGGGCGCGGGAGATGGATCCGCTCGCTCGTGCCGACGGACTGGGAATCCGATTCGGTCTCCACTCGGACTGCCCGATCACCCCGATGGATCCGCTGCACACCATCAGGACCGCTTCGACGAGGCTGACGAGCGGAGGTGACGTCCTCGGAGCGGCGCAGCGGATCTCACCGGATCGGGCCGTGCAGGCGATGACGCTGGACAGCGCGTACCTCGTTCACGACGAGCACGAGGTCGGGTGTCTGGCGCCGGGACGCCGGGCGGACCTGGTCGTCCTCGACGCACCGATCGATTCGCTCGGTGATCCGTCGGCTGCGATGCCCCAGCCGGTACAGGTGATGGTCGACGGCGAATGGGAGACATGA